In Saccharicrinis fermentans DSM 9555 = JCM 21142, a genomic segment contains:
- the kdsA gene encoding 3-deoxy-8-phosphooctulonate synthase, with amino-acid sequence MKNIKVGQREFGKDKLFLIAGPCVIEKESIMMETAEKLKKIAERLDLPFIFKSSYVKDNRSSLEYYHGPGLEEGLKMLEKVKNAFDVPVISDVHQEAEVNAAAEVLDVIQIPAYLCMQTSLVSAAAKTGKAINVKHGQFLAPENMIKPVQKIEHFGNQNIMVTERGYTFGYNDLIVDPRSFYELQQTGYPVVFDITHCIRRYGIPSSDPNGGTRQYLGPIARAGVAAGIDGIFIEAHPDCTNALCDAASQYPLDQLEEFLKPLIEIHHIEKKNRTEI; translated from the coding sequence ATGAAAAATATTAAAGTGGGCCAACGGGAGTTTGGCAAAGACAAGCTTTTTTTAATAGCCGGTCCCTGTGTGATTGAAAAGGAATCGATCATGATGGAGACTGCCGAGAAGCTTAAAAAGATTGCAGAAAGGCTTGATCTTCCTTTTATTTTTAAATCATCGTATGTAAAAGATAACCGAAGTTCCTTAGAATATTATCACGGACCTGGATTGGAAGAGGGGCTAAAAATGCTTGAAAAAGTAAAAAATGCTTTTGATGTTCCTGTTATTTCAGATGTTCACCAAGAAGCAGAAGTGAATGCCGCTGCAGAAGTGTTGGATGTAATCCAGATTCCTGCATATTTGTGTATGCAAACATCTTTGGTGAGTGCTGCAGCAAAAACAGGAAAAGCAATCAATGTAAAGCATGGTCAGTTTCTGGCACCGGAAAATATGATTAAGCCAGTTCAGAAGATAGAGCATTTTGGCAATCAGAATATTATGGTGACTGAGCGTGGTTATACTTTTGGCTACAATGATTTGATTGTTGATCCGCGCAGTTTTTACGAGTTACAACAAACGGGTTATCCCGTAGTATTTGATATCACACATTGCATTCGTAGATATGGTATTCCTAGTTCTGATCCCAACGGCGGAACTCGTCAGTATTTAGGACCTATCGCACGTGCGGGAGTAGCTGCGGGAATAGATGGCATATTTATTGAAGCTCATCCCGATTGTACAAATGCCCTTTGTGATGCCGCCAGCCAGTATCCTTTGGATCAGTTAGAGGAGTTTTTAAAGCCTTTAATTGAAATTCATCATATTGAGAAAAAAAATAGAACAGAAATATAA
- the hrpB gene encoding ATP-dependent helicase HrpB, producing the protein MITLSFDAKKTDLPVAEIIDDVKEGLAKNNTLIVHAPPGAGKSTILPITLMQEEWLGDKKILMLEPRRLAAKTIAMRMSQLLNQQVGETVGYRIRFDNQVSDQSKIEVVTEGILTRMLQADNALENIGMIIFDEFHERSLFADVALALARESQQILRPDLRILIMSATLDLPKLSSILSSEIVESKGRQYPVDIKYEGDADIMMLPELTARLVKKAINNEQGDILVFLPGEAEIRQTEFLLKKSLAQLAIHPLYGQLPPGKQFAAIMPDRTGKRKVVLATSIAETSLTIQGVKVVIDSGFSRTMKFDPNSALSKLLTVNITKDAADQRAGRAGRLEAGVCYRMWSKASHSRLKEHRTPEILEADLTSLVLDLAIWGISEPKDLTWLTPPPQGAINQASDLLHQLGALEDGKITAHGKKVNTLPCHPRIAHMLLMAHQEGLIELATDLAAILEERDPLDKEVGIDINLRIEALRKSRKGIFSNKILNRIEKIAAQYRRLLNVEVNNDTVDPYETGLLLVYAYPERIAHNRPGNNAPFKMANGAIATAGHKDDLAHEEWLAIAHVNMRNTVGKIFMASPLNPKDLAPMVKQKEQVEWDTKRGGFSASKILCIGNIILQSRPLNNFDPELKTDAISKAIQKEGAHLLDWNKKVIQWQNRVLCLRKWNPNENWPNVETNTLLANNKEWLSPYLLHIKKPEDLKKINLLSILQHHLDFEKQSLLETLAPTSIKLPTGSKINIQYLPNGDAPILAVRLQEVFGWQHTPTINRGQVSLLMHLLSPGFKPVQITADLKSFWTNIYFEVKKELKAKYPKHKWPDDPTKASPNRK; encoded by the coding sequence ATGATTACTTTGAGTTTTGATGCCAAAAAAACGGACTTACCAGTTGCTGAGATAATAGACGATGTAAAAGAGGGACTTGCAAAAAACAACACCCTCATAGTACATGCGCCTCCCGGCGCTGGAAAAAGCACCATTCTGCCCATCACATTAATGCAGGAAGAATGGTTGGGGGATAAGAAAATACTTATGCTAGAGCCGCGCCGCCTGGCCGCAAAGACCATAGCCATGCGCATGTCGCAATTATTGAATCAGCAAGTAGGAGAAACAGTAGGATACAGAATACGCTTCGACAACCAGGTGAGTGACCAATCTAAAATTGAAGTAGTCACCGAAGGCATCCTCACCCGCATGCTTCAGGCTGATAATGCACTGGAGAATATTGGCATGATCATATTTGACGAATTTCATGAGCGTAGTTTATTTGCAGATGTGGCACTGGCGCTAGCCCGGGAATCACAACAAATTTTAAGACCCGATCTTCGTATTCTGATTATGTCGGCCACCTTAGACTTACCCAAACTATCTTCTATCCTCAGTTCTGAAATAGTTGAAAGCAAAGGACGCCAATATCCTGTTGACATCAAATACGAGGGCGATGCAGATATTATGATGTTACCCGAGTTAACAGCACGTCTGGTAAAAAAAGCGATCAACAACGAACAGGGAGATATATTGGTATTTTTACCGGGAGAAGCTGAGATAAGACAAACGGAATTTCTTTTAAAAAAGAGCTTAGCACAGTTAGCCATTCACCCCCTTTATGGCCAACTGCCACCCGGCAAACAATTTGCAGCCATCATGCCTGACCGAACAGGGAAACGAAAGGTGGTGTTGGCCACCTCAATAGCTGAAACCAGCCTAACGATTCAAGGTGTGAAAGTAGTCATTGACTCAGGCTTTAGCAGAACCATGAAATTTGATCCCAATTCAGCACTCTCTAAATTGCTCACGGTAAATATCACCAAAGACGCTGCTGATCAGAGGGCAGGGCGGGCAGGACGACTGGAAGCAGGTGTTTGCTATCGCATGTGGAGCAAAGCCAGCCATTCCAGGTTAAAAGAACACAGAACTCCCGAAATACTCGAAGCCGATTTAACATCTCTGGTACTTGACCTGGCCATATGGGGAATATCTGAACCCAAAGACTTAACATGGCTCACACCTCCTCCTCAGGGCGCCATCAACCAGGCCAGCGACTTACTTCACCAACTAGGTGCACTGGAAGATGGCAAAATTACCGCGCACGGGAAAAAAGTTAACACACTTCCCTGCCATCCCCGAATCGCTCATATGTTATTAATGGCCCATCAAGAAGGACTCATTGAGCTGGCCACCGATTTAGCCGCGATTCTGGAAGAACGAGATCCTTTAGATAAAGAGGTTGGAATCGACATTAACCTAAGAATAGAGGCATTGCGAAAAAGCAGAAAAGGCATCTTCAGTAATAAAATACTCAATAGAATAGAAAAAATAGCCGCCCAATACCGAAGACTTTTAAATGTTGAAGTAAACAATGATACAGTGGACCCATATGAAACGGGTTTACTATTGGTTTATGCTTACCCAGAGCGAATAGCACATAACCGCCCCGGCAACAATGCCCCATTTAAAATGGCCAATGGAGCCATCGCCACAGCCGGACACAAAGACGACCTAGCACATGAAGAATGGCTTGCCATAGCCCATGTAAACATGAGAAATACAGTTGGAAAAATATTCATGGCCTCTCCCCTTAACCCCAAAGATCTGGCACCAATGGTAAAACAAAAAGAGCAAGTAGAATGGGATACCAAAAGAGGAGGTTTCAGTGCCAGTAAAATTTTATGTATCGGTAATATAATACTTCAATCCAGACCCCTTAACAACTTTGACCCTGAACTAAAAACCGATGCCATATCCAAAGCCATTCAAAAAGAAGGTGCACACTTATTAGATTGGAACAAAAAAGTTATTCAGTGGCAAAACAGGGTCTTATGTCTAAGAAAATGGAATCCTAATGAAAACTGGCCCAACGTAGAAACTAACACATTATTAGCGAACAACAAGGAGTGGCTTAGCCCTTACCTACTGCACATTAAGAAACCGGAAGACCTAAAAAAGATAAATTTATTATCCATCCTACAACACCATCTCGATTTTGAAAAACAATCGTTATTAGAAACATTGGCTCCCACAAGCATCAAACTGCCAACCGGCTCAAAAATCAACATTCAATACCTCCCCAACGGAGACGCACCTATACTTGCAGTGCGCCTGCAAGAAGTCTTTGGATGGCAGCACACACCTACCATCAACCGGGGACAGGTCAGTTTATTAATGCACTTGCTATCTCCGGGCTTTAAACCTGTTCAAATAACCGCAGATTTAAAGAGCTTTTGGACAAACATCTATTTTGAGGTAAAAAAAGAACTAAAAGCCAAATACCCCAAACACAAATGGCCCGATGATCCAACAAAGGCAAGTCCCAATAGGAAATAA
- a CDS encoding SCO family protein: MKHLTILCLLLIAALPTQAEESKKIGIVEHLDEYIPQDIKVVNIKGDTIPLSSIIKDKPTILNFVYFRCPGICTPLMDGITEVVNQSDMTLGKDFQIVTISFDHNEDYLLAKKKRNSYSLIVEKEGFEDGWLFFTGDSSNIAKLTTATGFSYKRTGNDFIHTAGLILISPKGKITRYLNGTYFLPFELKLAVIESSKGIPGPTVNRILQFCYSYDPVGQSYVLNITKMAGILIIVIAGLVFLVLTIKPKKRIT; the protein is encoded by the coding sequence ATGAAGCATCTTACCATTCTATGTCTATTGCTCATTGCAGCTCTCCCCACCCAAGCTGAAGAAAGCAAGAAAATTGGCATAGTAGAACACTTAGATGAATATATCCCTCAAGACATCAAAGTCGTCAATATAAAAGGGGATACTATTCCTTTGAGCTCCATCATCAAAGACAAACCCACTATTTTAAACTTTGTCTATTTCCGTTGTCCCGGCATATGCACTCCCCTCATGGATGGCATTACGGAGGTGGTTAATCAATCGGACATGACACTGGGTAAAGATTTCCAGATTGTTACCATCAGCTTCGATCACAACGAAGATTATCTATTGGCAAAGAAAAAACGCAATAGTTATTCCTTAATCGTGGAAAAAGAAGGTTTTGAAGACGGATGGTTATTCTTTACAGGCGACAGCAGTAACATCGCTAAGCTGACGACTGCCACGGGTTTTTCTTACAAACGAACCGGTAATGACTTTATACACACAGCCGGATTAATATTAATCAGTCCCAAAGGTAAGATAACCAGATATCTCAACGGCACCTATTTTCTACCTTTCGAGCTTAAGTTAGCTGTTATTGAATCCTCCAAAGGGATCCCCGGCCCAACAGTTAACCGCATCCTTCAGTTCTGCTACAGTTACGACCCCGTAGGACAATCCTATGTACTCAACATTACCAAAATGGCAGGAATACTCATTATTGTAATTGCCGGACTGGTATTTTTAGTACTAACCATAAAACCCAAAAAAAGAATCACTTAA